The window TTCAGTCAGCATCATTGTattcttttcttgtctttggAATAGTCCTTGTTCCCTCTCCAACAACCTTCATAGGGACAAAGGGACCATCACAAATCACGTCCCAAAGTTCGGAGTATTCAGCCATAATGAAGTCATGTATTCTTGTTTTTCACCAACCATAGTATTGGTCATTGAATCTTGGGTctataggttgattgtccttcctcgaagtttggtggagcagcagCCTGCCATACGGTACAGTGCAACAGCTTTTACAGCTATAGAGTTGACTGCACGACGACTAGGAGAACTGATCCCTATatgttccctctgttgttcccTTATCTGATTTCATTGAGAATTGAACCAGACATCTGACTAGTTACTCTGAACGCAAGGGAACTAATTGTATCAGGTTCCTATCTGGTTTTCTCATAaagtttgtcaaatcatcaaaacaaaagacgCATAACATATCAATATATAACAGTAATCGCAAGTTTGTCTGATGATCCAATTTGGAGCTTGAGGAATTTTATGCAGAAATTTGGATCAATCTGGTAATTTTTTATATAGGTCAATTTACAGCCGCCATATCTGAATAAGAAGTTATGGTTCTACCATTTTGATCAAAGTATCTTAATAATCCTGAATGGACTCTGCTAATTTGGTATTGGATTGCCAAATTAAAGCATAAATTTTCACTTTTGGTTGACTTGGTTAGATATAATTCACCATCATGTAAAGTCCTAACAAGGCCCTGAGAGGATCAAGCACACACATAGATCTTTATTCATGTTAAAACTATATTACTATTGTTGATCTCATGATAGGAATAATCTGATGGGAAGTTACATGTTAATTGCTTAATCGGTTTTAAAATCTATATTATCTGATTTGATCTATACAACTAAATCTGGAATATCAATGTCGACCAAAAACAATGTCTTAGAGAAAAGAGAAACATAATGTGATCATATTATTACATACTACACAAAACGGTGGACCAGATTCTTTGGTCCGATCTTCTGAACCAAGATTGTACAACCAACTGTGAATCTTATTCTTTGCTTATTTTCAGGTTAAACTTCAACGATAAATGGGAGACACAAATATATACCAAACTAAAGGAGGTGAAGCACCATATACGGTATGAGCATTCACCATTTAAAGCGCAACATCAAAAAAATTCATCGATTCTGTAATCTATGGCAATTAAGCACAGATCTTTTTGTTTCGCTGCACTTAATCCATCCTTTTCAATTAGATCTTCTGGACTAATTCCATATGGAAGTGCCCAATTAAAGTGGTAGAGGAGCCGAGCCAAAGGATGTTTAACATTAGCTAAACCAAATTGCATTCCTGGACAAATCCTTTTTCCTGCACCAAATGGAATAAACTGAAAGTGATTTCCCATAAAGTCAATAGAAGATTTTTCAAATCTCTCTGGTATAAAACTCTCAGGGTCCTGCCAACTTTTTGGATCTCTTCCAAGTGCCCATGAATTGATTAGTACTCTGGTCTTGGGAGGTATTTTATATCCATCAACATATGTTTGTTTCGTACATTGCCTGGGCAGAAAAGGACTTGGAGGATGTAGCCTTAACGTTTCTTTAATAACTAACTTTAGGTATGACAATTTATCAAGATCTTTTTCATCAAAACTTGTCTTTCCTTTGAAGACTTGTCTCACTTCACTTTGTGCCTTGGCCATAATATTTGGGTTCCTCATCAATTCCGATAATGCACAAGTAATAACGGCAGCTGAAGTTTCTATTCCAGCAACAAACATGTCCTActtcaacaaaaaataaatatataaataaagacAACATAATTCATACGTATCTAAGGTGGTAATAGACAATCCAATGAGAATAGTATACAAATTGAAATGGTTAAGGAGAAAATATACAGAGATTACTGCTTTTGTGTGATCATTTGTGATTGGAAATTGAAGTTCGCCAGTTTCCTTAATTCTTAGGAGATCATCAACCAAATCTTCACCTCCAAACTCACTATTTCCCTTACTTCCAAGTGCTCTATTCATAATATGCTCATTAATGATGTTCTCCAGAGCTGCATCAACCTTCTGATGCAGCTTTAACAATCTCGATTTCACCCCCCTCATCTTGTGAAGTAACTTCCAAGAAGGGAACAAATCAACCACAGAAAATTCTCCTAATGAATCCAGCACTTCCCTCAACAAATTGATCAACCCGTCTTGATATTTGTCTACTTTTCTAAAGGCTGATCTACATGTCACAGAGTTTGTAAACCGAAGAATTTTTTCTGTTATGTTGACAACAGAACCATTCATTGAATGAACTGATGAAACGAGACTCAAAATCTCATCATTCCTAACTGAACTAAAagacttaggggtcgtttggtagggtgtataagaacaGTGCgaaataaggtgtattagtaatgcatgagttagtaatgcaagcattagttatgcagatattatAACTTATCTACTGTTTGATGTGttgtattaaaaattataatgcattgcataatttttaagaaaaatagttgtttacaaaaatgccctacATATTCTCTAgcttaagggactttaaggataattttgtctttaatcatactaatgcatgcattaatagccttggtattactaatgtcatgattttctatgcattacttatacataggataataccaaacacatgttgaaaaaatataccaaacaaggtattagtaatgcTCCGATACCACTTGTCGCGGACCCGTTTTCTGGGGGCTCAGCGAGGGCAGCAAGATAGCCTGACTACTACTCTTGCTTCAGCCCTTAACAAGAAACAAGTACAAAATCGTGCTTTGGACCAAGGCAATCACACAAACTCAAAGGTTGGAGGGATAACGAAAATGAAAGACACAAAGATGGGAGGCCAAGGCCAATTTTCGGGGTTTATCTCATATACAAAAGAAGGAAATACAAGTAAAGAGATCTGTCTTCTAACAAGACTTATGTATCCTATTTATACAGAAAAATGCCCACAGGCAACTAAGTTGGATGTGGGGCCGGCCAGTCTGGAATGCACTGCTCTATGCTGG is drawn from Nicotiana tabacum cultivar K326 chromosome 22, ASM71507v2, whole genome shotgun sequence and contains these coding sequences:
- the LOC142176392 gene encoding premnaspirodiene oxygenase-like produces the protein MRGVKSRLLKLHQKVDAALENIINEHIMNRALGSKGNSEFGGEDLVDDLLRIKETGELQFPITNDHTKAVISDMFVAGIETSAAVITCALSELMRNPNIMAKAQSEVRQVFKGKTSFDEKDLDKLSYLKLVIKETLRLHPPSPFLPRQCTKQTYVDGYKIPPKTRVLINSWALGRDPKSWQDPESFIPERFEKSSIDFMGNHFQFIPFGAGKRICPGMQFGLANVKHPLARLLYHFNWALPYGISPEDLIEKDGLSAAKQKDLCLIAIDYRIDEFF